A part of Rhinolophus ferrumequinum isolate MPI-CBG mRhiFer1 chromosome 11, mRhiFer1_v1.p, whole genome shotgun sequence genomic DNA contains:
- the FSHB gene encoding follitropin subunit beta — translation MKSVQVCFLICLWKAICCNSCELTNITIAVEKEECRFCISINATWCAGYCYTRDLVYKDPARPNTQKTCTFKELVYETVQVPGCAHHAESLYTYPAAIECHCGRCDRDSTDCTVRGLGPNYCSFSETKK, via the exons ATGAAGTCTGTCCAGGTTTGCTTCCTCATCTGTCTCTGGAAAGCCATCTGCTGCAACAGCTGTGAGCTGACCAACATCACCATCGCGGTGGAGAAAGAGGAATGCCGCTTTTGCATCAGCATCAATGCCACTTGGTGTGCAGGCTATTGCTACACCCGG GACCTGGTGTACAAGGACCCGGCCAGGCCCAACACCCAGAAAACATGCACCTTCAAGGAGCTGGTGTATGAGACAGTGCAAGTGCCTGGCTGTGCTCACCATGCAGAATCCCTGTACACATACCCGGCAGCCATTGAATGTCACTGTGGCAGGTGTGACAGAGACAGCACTGACTGCACCGTGCGAGGCCTAGGGCCCAACTACTGCTCTTTCAGTGAAACGAAAAAATAA